GTTTTGATTACCAAAACACTGTACTCATTGCATGAACAAAATATTGACATTAATTTCCTAATCACAAAATACATAAGGTAGCATTTCAACAACGTGAGTAATGTTCACTTGCATGAAAATTAGTCatgttttttccctttacttGTAGTCGCTTCCACTATATGGCACCAAAGAACATCACAGAAgtttcagaatttcttcttctcGGATTCTCAGAGGAACAAGAACTACAGCCCCTCGTATTTGGACTTTTCCTCTCCATGTACCTGGTCACTGTgtttggaaacctgctcatcatcctggctGTCTCAGATCCCTGcgtccacacccccatgtacttcttcctctccaacctgtcctttgtagacatctgcttcacctccaccaccatcccaaagatgctgtggAACATCCAGACACAGAGCAAAGTTATCACCTATGAAGGCTGCATCACCCAGATGTTTTTTTTTACACTGTTTGCAGGGTTGGATGACTTCCTCCTGACGGtaatggcctatgaccgctttgtggccatctgccaccccctACACTACACAGTCATCATGAATCCCCAAATCTGTGGAATTCTGGTTCTGGTTAGCTGGGCCATCAGTGTCCTTCATTCCTTGTTACAAACCTTAATGGTGTTGAGATTGTCCTTCTGTGGAGAGCTAGAAATCCCTCACTATTTCTGTGAACTCAATCAGATGGTCCAACTTGCCTGTTCTGACAACTTTCTTAATGACATGGTGATGTATTTTGCAGCTGGGCTGCTGGCTGGTGGTCCCCTGTCTGGGATACTTTACTCTTACTCTAAGATAGTTTCCTCCATATATGGAATCTCGTCAGCTCAGGGAAAGCTTAAAGCCTTTTCTACCTGTGTATCTCACCTCTCAGTTGTCTCCTTATTTTATTGTACGAGCTTAGGAGTGTACCTTAGCTCTTCAGCTACCCAGAGCTCACACTCAAGTGAAATTGCCTCGGTaatgtacactgtggtcacaccAATGCTTAACCCTttcatctacagtctgaggaacAAAGACATAAAGAGGGTTATGCAAGCATTCTTTAGAAAGGCAGCTCTAAATAGGCcatttgtctttagctgaagaagGCCACCTGATTGAAGGGTTCAAAACCCAGAGCCAGAAATTGCagatcttttttcagattctttcattACATTGGAGAAGTAGGACGTGCTTCTTGTATTTATTTCCTAGAAGTTAAATTTCTTTGAACTCGTCCATATAACTTAATTTCACTCACTTGATTAAGATTTGTGATCTCTCTCATTTTCAAGAGTTTTTCCATGTTATGGTTTTCCCACTCTCTCAAATTTATTCTCAACATTGGATCTAAACAATTTGGGGAATTTCCATTATCGTGTGATTAGATATATTCCTTGATACAAATATATTATGTCATGTGTGCAGGCatactcagtctctcagttgtgtctgagtctttgctattccacagactgtatgtagcccaccatgctcctctgtccatggaatattccatgcaagaatactggagtgagttgcctttctTACTGCATAGGtcatgtatatgtggaatctttttgaGAAGTCAAAATCatgcaaatcagttcagttcagttcagttcagtcactcagtcgtgtccgactctttgtgaccccatgaaccgccacatgccaggccttcctgtccatcaccagctcccagagtccacccatgcccatgtccattgagttgatgatgccatccaaccatctcatcctctgtcgtccccttctccttccctcaatctttcccagcatcagggtcttttcaaatgagtcagtttttcgcatcaggtggccaaaatattggagcttcagcttcaacatcagtccttccaatgaaaacccaggactgatctcttttaggatggactggttggatctccttgcagtacaagcgactctcaagagtcttctccaataccacagttcaaaagcatcatatttttggtgctcagctttctttatagtccaactttcacatccatacatgaccactggaaaaaaccatagtcttgactagacggacctttgttgacaaagtaatgtctctgctttttaatatgctgtctaggttggtcataactttcct
The DNA window shown above is from Bos indicus x Bos taurus breed Angus x Brahman F1 hybrid chromosome 7, Bos_hybrid_MaternalHap_v2.0, whole genome shotgun sequence and carries:
- the LOC113896477 gene encoding olfactory receptor-like protein OLF4, which translates into the protein MYLVTVFGNLLIILAVSDPCVHTPMYFFLSNLSFVDICFTSTTIPKMLWNIQTQSKVITYEGCITQMFFFTLFAGLDDFLLTVMAYDRFVAICHPLHYTVIMNPQICGILVLVSWAIIVSLFYCTSLGVYLSSSATQSSHSSEIASVMYTVVTPMLNPFIYSLRNKDIKRVMQAFFRKAALNRPFVFS